A window of Streptomyces marispadix contains these coding sequences:
- a CDS encoding LCP family protein, whose translation MAMRAEAHRNGRKPRWGLRLATALSVLVLGASGVGHVMVSGLNADVNRVDPFQGLTDRPRDTGGVNFLVVGTDRRDKLSDEERQRYRLGGSACDCTDTLMLVHLSAGHDRASIVSLPRDSYTKLPAHTDPGSGKRHPAEPAKLNSAYAHGGAPLTVRTVEAMSGIHVDHYLEVDFTSFMRTVDVLGGVPVCTENSLHDTYSGLDLPAGTTKLDGGRALQYVRARHLGDGSDLSRMERQQHFLAAVIEKATDSGVLMNPVKLRKVASTVLDSVRADSGLGSEQMLELGRALRRFDSNSSEFVSVPVADADHRVPELGSTVRWDMRKARKLFGALRDDKPLTKQKHRDTERAEGSGGGEAAGGTPAAVVGIPPSAVQVQVDNGTHREGLARRVERKLRGTGFATTGSPGTAERNDVSRTQIAYDPRWTRSARALGEALPGSELVEEPGRGPVMRVTVGRESHSVRKVRVGSHSGGAPSDGSGSSSDGGSSGHGAVKGGEQASCA comes from the coding sequence ATGGCAATGCGCGCGGAAGCACACAGAAACGGCCGTAAGCCTCGTTGGGGACTGCGCCTGGCAACGGCTCTCTCCGTGCTGGTGCTGGGGGCGAGCGGCGTCGGGCACGTCATGGTGAGCGGGCTCAACGCCGATGTGAACAGGGTCGATCCGTTCCAGGGCCTGACCGACCGGCCGCGGGACACCGGAGGCGTCAACTTCCTTGTCGTAGGCACCGACCGGCGCGACAAGCTCTCCGACGAGGAACGCCAGAGATACCGGCTCGGCGGCTCGGCCTGCGACTGCACGGACACCCTGATGCTGGTGCATCTCTCCGCCGGGCACGACCGCGCCAGCATCGTCAGCCTCCCCCGCGACTCGTACACGAAGCTTCCCGCACACACCGATCCGGGCAGCGGCAAACGGCACCCGGCCGAGCCCGCCAAGCTCAACTCGGCCTACGCGCACGGCGGTGCGCCCCTGACCGTGCGCACCGTCGAGGCCATGAGCGGCATCCACGTCGACCACTATCTGGAGGTCGACTTCACGAGCTTCATGCGCACCGTCGACGTGCTTGGCGGAGTGCCCGTCTGCACGGAGAACTCGCTCCACGACACCTACTCCGGTCTCGATCTGCCCGCGGGCACCACGAAGCTCGACGGCGGCCGCGCGCTTCAGTATGTGAGGGCACGGCACCTCGGCGACGGGTCCGACCTGAGCAGGATGGAGCGCCAGCAGCACTTCCTCGCGGCCGTCATCGAGAAGGCCACCGACAGCGGCGTGCTGATGAACCCCGTGAAGCTGCGGAAGGTCGCCTCCACCGTCCTCGACTCCGTACGCGCCGACTCCGGGCTCGGGAGCGAGCAGATGCTCGAACTCGGGCGTGCGCTGCGGCGCTTCGACTCGAACTCCTCCGAGTTCGTATCCGTGCCCGTCGCCGACGCCGACCACCGGGTGCCGGAGCTGGGTTCCACGGTGAGGTGGGACATGCGCAAGGCCCGCAAGCTCTTCGGCGCGCTGCGCGACGACAAGCCGCTGACGAAGCAGAAGCACCGGGACACCGAACGTGCGGAGGGCTCCGGGGGCGGCGAGGCGGCGGGCGGCACTCCCGCAGCCGTCGTCGGCATCCCGCCGAGCGCGGTCCAGGTGCAGGTGGACAACGGCACGCACCGCGAAGGGCTCGCCCGCCGGGTCGAGAGAAAGCTGCGCGGCACCGGCTTCGCCACGACCGGCTCCCCCGGTACCGCGGAGCGCAACGACGTCTCCCGCACGCAGATCGCCTACGACCCGCGCTGGACGCGCTCGGCGCGGGCGCTCGGCGAGGCGCTGCCCGGCTCCGAACTGGTGGAGGAGCCGGGCAGGGGCCCCGTGATGCGGGTCACGGTGGGCCGTGAGAGCCACAGCGTGCGGAAAGTGCGCGTCGGTTCGCACTCGGGGGGTGCGCCGTCCGACGGGTCCGGGTCGTCCTCGGACGGCGGCTCGTCCGGGCATGGAGCGGTCAAGGGCGGCGAGCAGGCGTCCTGCGCCTGA